Proteins from one Streptomyces sp. NBC_00289 genomic window:
- a CDS encoding GAF and ANTAR domain-containing protein — protein sequence MNKRLLAKTFVELADNLVADFDLIDFLRLLTDRCVGMLGASAAGVLLADRDGALRVMAASDEQVRLLELFQLQNDEGPCLDCFRTGAPVIVANLSEESDRWPRFVAAAHRSGFGAVQALPMRLRDEVVGALNLFHAAPGPFEPDATPLAQALADVATISLLQQRTAHRSTVLNEQLQNALNSRVLIEQAKGKLAERRGIDMEQAFTTLRGYARAHNRRLSDLAREFIDDSDALPGLRS from the coding sequence ATGAACAAGCGACTCCTGGCCAAGACCTTCGTCGAGCTGGCGGACAACCTGGTCGCCGACTTCGACCTGATCGATTTCCTGCGCCTGCTGACCGACCGCTGTGTGGGCATGCTCGGCGCGAGTGCCGCAGGCGTGCTGCTCGCGGACCGCGACGGCGCACTCCGCGTCATGGCCGCCTCCGACGAACAGGTACGCCTCCTGGAGCTCTTCCAGCTGCAGAACGACGAAGGGCCCTGCCTGGACTGCTTCCGCACCGGCGCACCGGTCATCGTGGCCAACCTGAGCGAGGAGTCCGACCGCTGGCCACGCTTTGTCGCGGCGGCCCACCGCAGCGGGTTCGGGGCGGTCCAGGCTCTGCCGATGCGTCTACGGGACGAGGTCGTCGGGGCCCTCAACCTCTTCCACGCCGCCCCGGGCCCCTTCGAGCCGGACGCCACGCCGCTCGCCCAGGCCCTGGCCGACGTCGCCACCATCAGCCTGCTGCAACAGCGCACCGCGCACCGCAGTACCGTCCTCAACGAACAACTGCAGAACGCGCTGAACAGCCGCGTCCTGATCGAACAGGCCAAGGGGAAACTCGCCGAACGCCGGGGCATCGACATGGAACAAGCCTTCACCACACTGCGCGGTTACGCCCGTGCTCACAACCGGCGCCTGTCCGACCTGGCCCGCGAGTTCATCGACGACTCCGACGCCCTCCCCGGCCTGAGGTCCTGA
- a CDS encoding GAF and ANTAR domain-containing protein, with protein sequence MRSDSRSSRIQVLVAEQAARRGARVGVVDVCTAAAAALPVGGAGLSAMSKSAASHPLCSTDDVSEQLEELQLTLGEGPCVDAFTQGSAVLTPDLLATQVQHRWSVFADAALEAGARAVFAFPLQMGAISPGVLDLYSQAPGQLDAEELADALAFADTATLVLLDSRIDGEEDLAGGRSTDRRFEDLGAYRAEIDQATGMLTAQLGVCAEEAFVRLRAHAYARGRRLAAVAADVVARRLTFSPRADTDQADDEA encoded by the coding sequence GTGAGGTCCGACAGCCGGTCGTCCCGGATTCAGGTACTGGTCGCCGAGCAGGCGGCCCGGCGGGGTGCCCGGGTCGGCGTGGTGGATGTGTGCACCGCGGCCGCGGCCGCTCTGCCGGTCGGCGGAGCCGGACTTTCCGCGATGTCAAAGTCCGCGGCGAGCCATCCGTTGTGCAGCACCGACGATGTCAGCGAGCAGCTGGAGGAGCTCCAGCTCACCTTGGGCGAGGGGCCTTGCGTGGATGCCTTCACACAGGGCTCGGCGGTACTGACGCCCGATCTGCTCGCCACTCAAGTGCAGCACCGCTGGTCCGTGTTCGCCGACGCCGCCCTGGAAGCCGGGGCACGCGCCGTCTTCGCCTTCCCTCTGCAGATGGGGGCGATCAGCCCCGGAGTTCTGGACCTGTACTCCCAAGCCCCGGGCCAGTTGGACGCAGAGGAGCTGGCCGACGCGTTGGCTTTCGCCGACACCGCCACTCTGGTCCTGCTCGACTCCCGGATCGACGGGGAAGAGGACCTGGCCGGCGGACGGTCGACGGACCGTCGCTTCGAGGACCTGGGCGCGTACCGCGCGGAGATCGACCAGGCCACGGGCATGCTCACGGCCCAGCTCGGAGTGTGTGCCGAAGAAGCCTTCGTCCGCCTGCGCGCCCACGCCTACGCCAGAGGACGCCGCCTCGCCGCGGTGGCCGCCGACGTGGTCGCCCGCCGTCTCACGTTTTCCCCGCGCGCGGACACGGATCAGGCCGACGATGAAGCCTGA
- a CDS encoding STAS domain-containing protein: MPLPPLTIHRHDRRNRALITLAGEIDLETVPLVRASLERCLRDGIRTIDVDLAPVTFCDCSGLNAFLHASHRMTAAGGTLRLHHPPPTLVLMLDVAGCDFLLPGVPFGRLPPPPGNAPAARATAVPPHRPVPPASALAGGAV, encoded by the coding sequence ATGCCCCTTCCGCCGCTCACGATCCACCGTCACGACCGAAGAAATCGGGCACTGATCACGCTGGCCGGTGAGATCGACCTCGAGACGGTGCCCCTGGTGCGCGCATCACTGGAACGGTGTCTGCGCGACGGCATCCGCACCATCGACGTCGACCTCGCCCCCGTCACCTTCTGCGACTGCAGCGGCCTCAACGCCTTCCTCCACGCCTCACACCGCATGACCGCGGCCGGGGGAACGCTGCGACTCCACCATCCGCCGCCGACGCTGGTCCTCATGCTCGACGTCGCCGGCTGCGACTTCCTGCTCCCGGGCGTCCCATTCGGGCGTCTGCCGCCTCCTCCCGGAAACGCCCCGGCGGCCAGGGCCACCGCCGTCCCGCCGCATCGGCCTGTCCCGCCTGCGTCTGCCCTCGCGGGCGGTGCGGTGTGA